A single Actinomycetes bacterium DNA region contains:
- a CDS encoding WhiB family transcriptional regulator, translating into MSVVFTLQNGTEEMSWQERALCAQTDPEAFFPEKGGSTREAKKVCVGCDVRGECLEYALMHDERFGIWGGLSERERRRLKKQAV; encoded by the coding sequence ATGAGCGTCGTGTTCACGTTGCAGAACGGCACCGAGGAGATGTCCTGGCAGGAGCGCGCACTGTGCGCCCAGACGGACCCCGAGGCGTTCTTCCCGGAGAAGGGCGGCTCGACCCGTGAAGCCAAGAAGGTGTGCGTCGGCTGCGACGTCCGCGGCGAGTGCCTCGAGTACGCGCTGATGCACGACGAGCGGTTCGGGATCTGGGGCGGGCTGTCCGAGCGCGAGCGCCGGCGGCTGAAGAAGCAGGCGGTCTGA